A genomic region of Caulobacter sp. NIBR2454 contains the following coding sequences:
- a CDS encoding DoxX family protein: MLQLSVWAPRVLSVLRIVTALLFMQHGLMKIFSFPAPQPGVPDPLPLMLVVAAWLEIVGGALVALGLFTRPVAFVLSGQMAVAYFLAHASQGFYPALNGGEPAVLFCFVFFYLVFAGPGPWSLDAIVRKKT, from the coding sequence ATGCTTCAGTTGTCGGTGTGGGCGCCGCGGGTGCTCAGCGTGTTGCGTATCGTGACGGCCCTGCTGTTCATGCAGCACGGCCTGATGAAGATCTTCAGCTTCCCGGCTCCACAGCCCGGCGTGCCCGATCCCTTGCCTCTGATGCTGGTGGTCGCCGCCTGGCTGGAGATCGTAGGCGGAGCGCTGGTGGCTCTGGGCCTGTTCACGCGCCCGGTCGCCTTTGTCTTGTCGGGTCAAATGGCGGTCGCCTATTTCCTGGCCCACGCCTCGCAGGGCTTCTATCCGGCTCTCAATGGCGGCGAGCCCGCGGTGCTGTTCTGCTTTGTCTTCTTCTATCTGGTCTTCGCCGGCCCTGGCCCGTGGAGCCTGGACGCGATCGTCCGCAAGAAGACCTGA
- the lpdA gene encoding dihydrolipoyl dehydrogenase: MSTEFDVLVIGSGPGGYVTAIRASQLGFKTAIVERESLGGICLNWGCIPTKALLKSGEIYEQLDHLGDYGLGVTGRSYDFKKIVERSRGVAAQMSRGIAGLMKKHKIEVIEGTAKLEKGAPAPKAVIALKAGGSRTVQAKHVILATGARGRSIPAIGLEPDGDRIWGYRDALVAPERPNTLVVIGSGAIGIEFASFFRALGAEVTVVEAVDRIMPVEDAEVSKAAQKAFEKRGLKFRIGAKVTKLTKSKTGVTVDIEIAGKTESLQAERAIVAVGITGNVENLGLEGLGVKIDRGHIVNDKHGKTNVAGLYAIGDVAGPPWLAHKASHEGIHCVEGIAGLKGNNLTAPIPGCTYADPQVASVGLTEAAAKEKGIEVKVGKFPFIGNGKAVAAGHSDGFIKTVFDAKTGALLGAHMIGSDVTELIQGFAIAMTMEATEEELFATVFPHPTMSEAMHEASLAAYGRVLHI; the protein is encoded by the coding sequence ATGTCCACGGAATTCGACGTTCTCGTCATCGGTTCGGGTCCAGGCGGCTATGTGACCGCCATCCGCGCCAGCCAGCTGGGTTTCAAGACCGCCATCGTCGAGCGGGAGAGCCTGGGCGGCATCTGCCTCAACTGGGGCTGCATCCCAACCAAGGCCCTGCTGAAGTCCGGCGAAATCTACGAACAGCTGGATCACCTGGGCGACTACGGCCTGGGCGTCACCGGTCGTTCCTATGACTTCAAGAAGATCGTTGAGCGCTCCCGAGGCGTCGCCGCGCAGATGTCGCGCGGAATCGCCGGCCTGATGAAGAAGCACAAGATCGAGGTCATCGAGGGGACCGCCAAGCTCGAGAAGGGCGCGCCGGCTCCGAAGGCCGTCATCGCCCTGAAGGCCGGCGGTTCGCGCACAGTCCAGGCCAAGCACGTGATCCTGGCCACCGGCGCTCGTGGCCGCAGCATCCCCGCCATCGGCCTGGAGCCGGACGGCGACCGCATCTGGGGCTATCGCGACGCCCTGGTCGCGCCGGAGCGTCCCAACACCCTGGTCGTGATCGGCTCGGGCGCCATCGGCATCGAGTTCGCCAGCTTCTTCCGCGCCCTGGGCGCCGAGGTGACCGTCGTCGAAGCTGTCGACCGCATCATGCCGGTCGAGGACGCCGAAGTGTCCAAGGCGGCACAGAAGGCGTTCGAAAAGCGCGGCCTGAAGTTTCGCATCGGCGCCAAGGTCACCAAGCTGACCAAGTCCAAAACGGGCGTGACGGTCGACATCGAGATCGCCGGCAAGACGGAAAGCCTGCAGGCCGAGCGCGCCATCGTCGCCGTCGGCATCACGGGCAATGTCGAGAACCTGGGCCTGGAAGGCTTGGGCGTAAAGATCGACCGCGGCCACATCGTCAACGACAAGCATGGCAAGACCAATGTCGCCGGCCTCTACGCCATCGGCGACGTGGCTGGCCCGCCCTGGCTCGCCCACAAGGCCAGCCACGAAGGCATCCACTGCGTGGAAGGCATCGCGGGTCTGAAAGGCAACAACCTGACCGCGCCGATCCCGGGCTGCACCTATGCCGACCCGCAGGTCGCCTCGGTTGGTCTGACTGAAGCCGCCGCCAAGGAAAAGGGCATCGAGGTGAAGGTCGGCAAGTTCCCCTTCATCGGCAACGGCAAGGCCGTGGCCGCCGGCCATTCAGACGGCTTCATCAAGACGGTGTTCGACGCCAAGACCGGCGCGCTGCTCGGCGCTCACATGATCGGCTCGGACGTCACCGAACTGATCCAGGGCTTCGCCATCGCCATGACCATGGAGGCGACGGAAGAAGAGCTGTTCGCCACCGTGTTCCCGCACCCGACGATGTCGGAAGCAATGCACGAGGCGTCGCTCGCCGCCTACGGTCGCGTCCTGCACATCTAG